From the genome of Pseudomonas hamedanensis:
ATGATGGTGCGCCAACTGGAGTTCTCGTTGTTCGACTTCGAACTGCACGCCACCCACGGCGATGGCCGCAGCGTGGCGCAGGTGCTCGAAGGCGTGCGCGACGAGGTTTCGGTGATGCGTCCGCCAGTCTACAACCGCTTCCCCAACAGCTTTGCGCACATCTTTGCCGGCGGTTACGCCGCGGGTTACTACAGCTATAAGTGGGCAGAAGTGCTGTCCGCCGATGCCTTCTCGAAATTCGAAGAGGACGGCGTACTCAACGCGGATACCGGTCGCGCCTTCCGCGAAGCGATTCTGGCCCGCGGCGGCTCGCAGGCACCGATGGTGCTGTTCGTCGACTTCCGTGGCCGTGAGCCGTCGATCGACGCGCTGTTGCGTCACAGCGGCCTGAGTGAGGACGCGGCAGCATGAGCGAGGGGCCTGTAATCACCAAGAAACGCTTTATCGCCGGGGCGGTCTGCCCGGCGTGCAGCGAGCCGGACAAGTTGATGATGTGGAACGAGGACGGCGTGCCGCACCGCGAGTGCGTGGCCTGCGGTTATTCCGACACGCTCAACGAACAAGGTCTGTCGGTGCCTAAAGAGCTGGGCACGCGAGTAAACACCAGCGCCTTGAAGCCTGCGCCGGACAAAAAGGTTCAGGCGGTACAGTTCTTTCCGAACCCGAAACTGAAGAAAAAGCCCGACGAGCCACAGTGAGTCGGCACCGCCCCCCTGCCGATTGTCGGATGGGGGGTGGTAACTATCTACCACCTCGCCCCTGCGCTTCCTGATTAGGCTGGTCAATCCAGCCATACTTCATGGAAGACGCCATGCCTGACACCAATCCGCTGCTACAACACTGGACGCTGCCACTTTGGTCGGCGGTGCGCGCCGAGCACCTGGTGCCCGCGATCGAAACGATCGTTGCCGACAACCAACGGATCATCAAAAACGTCATCGCCACTCAGGTGGAGCATCCCAACTGGGACGATGTGGTGATCGCCATCGATGAAGCCGACGCGCGCCTGCACGAAACCCAGGCGGTCATCGAATTCCTGACGGTGATCCGTTCCAACGATCCCGACTGGTTACAGCAGAGCGCCCTGAGCAGCGTTATCGCAGAACAGTTCATCGCTGCGAAAAGCACTAATCCGGCATTGCTCCAGACCTGCCAACGGCTGGCAAACAGTTCGATTGCGGCCAGCTTCAGCGCGTCACGCAAAGCCTCGCTGGCGAAGATCCTGCGTGAATTTCAAATGGCGGGAACCGGACTGCCGGGCGCTCAACGGGAAAAACTGGCGCAATTGAACGTCGAGATCGACCTCATGCAAAAGCTGTTCATGAGCAATCTCAACGCTGCCAGTGCCGCCTGGAGCAAGCACATTATTGACGTCTCCCTCCTGGCAGGGCTGACGCCCGCCGTGCAGGCGCATCTGGCGGCCAATGCAAAACAGGCAGGACTTCCCGGCTGGCGACTGACACTGGAGCAGAACACTTATCAGCAAATCATGATTCAGGCGCAAAATCGCGCGCTGCGCGAGGAGTGCTACAGGGCGTATTGCACACGTGCTTCGGATCAGGGGCCTGATGCCGAACACCTCGACAACGAGCCAGTGTTGATGGTGTTGCTGGCCTTGCGTCACGAAAAAGCCCGAACACTGGGCTTCGACAATTTCGCGCAGTTGCGCCTGCATGATCGTATGGCCACTGACACCTCTCAGGTCAGCGGTTTTCTGCGCAGACAAATAGCGCTCAATGCCGCCTCTCTGGCGGTTGAAACCGAGGAATTGCAGGCTTTCGCTCGCGAGCAGGGCATCGAGCAGGTCGAAGCATGGGATCAGGATTTTCTGGCTGAGCAGTTTCGTCGCCAACGCATGGACGGCGCGCTGGATGACTTGCGCGAATATTTTGCGCTGGACACCACGTTGCGCAGCCTTTGCCGATTCAGCGAGCATCTGCTCGGGATCAAAGTCAGCGAAGACACCCAGGGCGAGCGCTTCGACGATAACGTCCGCCTGTTCGAAGTCAGCGAGCATGGTCAACCGATCGGCTACGTCTATATCGACCTGTTTCGCCGCGAGGCCGGCACTGACTATGCGTGGACGGGTGTGTTGCGCAACCGCAGAATCAATGCCGAAGGCCGACCAGCGCTGCCGATTGCCTCGCTTCACAGCAATTTTACCGCCGCAGCCGCCGGCCATGAAAACCTGCTGTCGCACCATGACCTGCGCGTATTGCTGCACGAGTTCGGGCATTGCCTGCACCACGTCCTTACCCGTTCGCCGCATTACAACCTCTCGGGTATTTCGCAACTGAGCCGCGACGCTGCCGAATTCATCGGGCAGTTGTTTGAACAATGGGCGCACTCGCCAGAGTTTCTGCGCTGGCTGGCCATTCATCACAAAACCGCCGAGCGCCTGTCCGAAACCCGGATAGCCACCGCGTTGACCGCCCTTGACGCACAACGCAGCCGGGAAACCGCCAGGTTATTGATGAGTGCGCTATACGATTTCGAGCTGCACCGCAGTCACGACGACGGACGCAGCATTGCGCAAGTATTCGACGACGTGCAACGCGAATTCACCCACTTGCCGATACCGGATTACTGTCGGTTTGCCAACAGCTTCGATTATCTGGCAACCGGGTACGAAGCTTCGGTGTACGCCTATAAATGGTCAGGGGTGATGGCCAGCGAAGCCTTCAAACGCTTCGAGCGCGAGGGCGTGTTCAACCCGCAAACGGGCCGGGATCTGCGCGAGACGCTGCTCTCGGGCGATACGCAGTCACTGCCCGCCGCGCTGGAAACCTTCCTTGGCCAACCAATCAGTCACGCACTGTTTGCCGGGCTGCCGAACTGATCAGCGCTGAACATGAGCCGAGTCGAACCAGCTTTTCATGGAGCAGATGGCGAATGCACTGGTGCTGCATTCGCCATTGACCCAGGCTTCACGCAGCCGGTCGACATCGACTTGCATCACGTAGCGCACACTGTCGCGAAAGTGCTGGCTGTCGCCAAAGCCGCCCTCGGTCATCTCCTTGAGCGCCTGCTCTTTGGTCCAGCCCTGCACCACCAACCGGTACATCGCCGCCATCAGACCGGTGCGATCAGAACCGTGCTTGCAATGCATCAGCACCGGGCCGTCGGCTTCGGCGGATTGAATCGCGCGCAAGACCTTGAGCACATCGCTGTCATCGACATGATTGGTGCGATACGGCAACTGCACCTGCTTGATGCCAGGATCCGACAGCCAGGCGCTGTCCGCTTCGGGCAGGAAATTGATCACCGTGACGACATGCAGATTTTTCAGTAGCGGCACCGCGCCAGC
Proteins encoded in this window:
- a CDS encoding YheV family putative zinc ribbon protein, whose protein sequence is MSEGPVITKKRFIAGAVCPACSEPDKLMMWNEDGVPHRECVACGYSDTLNEQGLSVPKELGTRVNTSALKPAPDKKVQAVQFFPNPKLKKKPDEPQ
- a CDS encoding M3 family metallopeptidase produces the protein MPDTNPLLQHWTLPLWSAVRAEHLVPAIETIVADNQRIIKNVIATQVEHPNWDDVVIAIDEADARLHETQAVIEFLTVIRSNDPDWLQQSALSSVIAEQFIAAKSTNPALLQTCQRLANSSIAASFSASRKASLAKILREFQMAGTGLPGAQREKLAQLNVEIDLMQKLFMSNLNAASAAWSKHIIDVSLLAGLTPAVQAHLAANAKQAGLPGWRLTLEQNTYQQIMIQAQNRALREECYRAYCTRASDQGPDAEHLDNEPVLMVLLALRHEKARTLGFDNFAQLRLHDRMATDTSQVSGFLRRQIALNAASLAVETEELQAFAREQGIEQVEAWDQDFLAEQFRRQRMDGALDDLREYFALDTTLRSLCRFSEHLLGIKVSEDTQGERFDDNVRLFEVSEHGQPIGYVYIDLFRREAGTDYAWTGVLRNRRINAEGRPALPIASLHSNFTAAAAGHENLLSHHDLRVLLHEFGHCLHHVLTRSPHYNLSGISQLSRDAAEFIGQLFEQWAHSPEFLRWLAIHHKTAERLSETRIATALTALDAQRSRETARLLMSALYDFELHRSHDDGRSIAQVFDDVQREFTHLPIPDYCRFANSFDYLATGYEASVYAYKWSGVMASEAFKRFEREGVFNPQTGRDLRETLLSGDTQSLPAALETFLGQPISHALFAGLPN
- a CDS encoding phosphatase domain-containing protein — its product is MSQVRFFPVLCFSLIALLHGIAARAADAMQSRPAEWAQPVEAQFNLFRLSPTLYRSALPSAGAVPLLKNLHVVTVINFLPEADSAWLSDPGIKQVQLPYRTNHVDDSDVLKVLRAIQSAEADGPVLMHCKHGSDRTGLMAAMYRLVVQGWTKEQALKEMTEGGFGDSQHFRDSVRYVMQVDVDRLREAWVNGECSTSAFAICSMKSWFDSAHVQR